The proteins below are encoded in one region of Oenanthe melanoleuca isolate GR-GAL-2019-014 chromosome 4A, OMel1.0, whole genome shotgun sequence:
- the COMMD5 gene encoding COMM domain-containing protein 5 isoform X2, which produces MAAAAAQGLGEGGGGRGFLGPRVPAEVEAMARGVQDVGKETFRRLLKVTVNALEGKDCRESVRLIAESANLSEEQLAFLISGMYTLLREALRLPLSTFKQEVFKEDLKELRRPTSEGTALIQRSRLPSIQDFKWRVDVAISTSSLARALQPSILMMMKLSDGTAHRFEVPVAKFQELRYNVALILKEMNDLEKRSVLKIQD; this is translated from the exons AtggcggccgcggcggcgcAGGGGCTCGGcgagggcggcggcggccgcgggtTCCTGGGCCCGCGCGTCCCGGCCGAGGTGGAGGCCATGGCCCGGGGCGTGCAGGACGTGGGCAAGGAGACCTTCCGGCGGCTCCTCAAAG TCACTGTTAATGCATTGGAAGGAAAAGACTGCAGAGAATCTGTCAGGCTGATTGCAGAAAGTGCTAATCTCTCAGAAGAGCAACTTGCTTTCCTTATTTCTGGCATGTACACCCTCCTCCGAGAAGCATTGAGGCTCCCCTTATCAACTTTCAAACAAGAA GTTTTTAAAGAAGACCTGAAGGAGCTCAG GCGTCCCACTTCCGAAGGCACAGCTCTGATACAAAGAAGTCGGCTACCAAGTATCCAGGACTTCAAGTGGAGAGTGGATGTAGCTATATCCACCAG ttcactGGCCCGTGCACTCCAGCCATCCATTCTGATGATGATGAAGCTTTCAGATGGGACAGCTCATCGCTTTGAA GTACCAGTTGCAAAGTTTCAAGAGCTGAGATACAATGTTGCCCTTATACTGAAGGAAATGAATGACTTGGAGAAGAGGAGCGTACTGAAGATCCAAGACTGA
- the COMMD5 gene encoding COMM domain-containing protein 5 isoform X1, whose amino-acid sequence MAAAAAQGLGEGGGGRGFLGPRVPAEVEAMARGVQDVGKETFRRLLKVTVNALEGKDCRESVRLIAESANLSEEQLAFLISGMYTLLREALRLPLSTFKQEVFKEDLKELRIPEDFIGDFSSVVFGNRRPTSEGTALIQRSRLPSIQDFKWRVDVAISTSSLARALQPSILMMMKLSDGTAHRFEVPVAKFQELRYNVALILKEMNDLEKRSVLKIQD is encoded by the exons AtggcggccgcggcggcgcAGGGGCTCGGcgagggcggcggcggccgcgggtTCCTGGGCCCGCGCGTCCCGGCCGAGGTGGAGGCCATGGCCCGGGGCGTGCAGGACGTGGGCAAGGAGACCTTCCGGCGGCTCCTCAAAG TCACTGTTAATGCATTGGAAGGAAAAGACTGCAGAGAATCTGTCAGGCTGATTGCAGAAAGTGCTAATCTCTCAGAAGAGCAACTTGCTTTCCTTATTTCTGGCATGTACACCCTCCTCCGAGAAGCATTGAGGCTCCCCTTATCAACTTTCAAACAAGAA GTTTTTAAAGAAGACCTGAAGGAGCTCAG aatacCAGAAGATTTCATTGGGGATTTTTCCAGTGTAGTCTTTGGTAACAG GCGTCCCACTTCCGAAGGCACAGCTCTGATACAAAGAAGTCGGCTACCAAGTATCCAGGACTTCAAGTGGAGAGTGGATGTAGCTATATCCACCAG ttcactGGCCCGTGCACTCCAGCCATCCATTCTGATGATGATGAAGCTTTCAGATGGGACAGCTCATCGCTTTGAA GTACCAGTTGCAAAGTTTCAAGAGCTGAGATACAATGTTGCCCTTATACTGAAGGAAATGAATGACTTGGAGAAGAGGAGCGTACTGAAGATCCAAGACTGA